In Candidatus Wallbacteria bacterium, the sequence GACTGTCTGCTATGCCGCGACCTGGATTCTGCATAAAAAAGTGAGATTTTTTGATGTTGAAGGCAGGTAAGTGAAATGACTGCGAAAGTGTATTTCAAGGAGTTTCTCAAGACACCGGCCGAAACCGGTCAGGCAAGCCAGGCAGGCAGGGAACTGCTCGAAATGATCATCCGTGAAGAAAAGCTTACACTCGAGAAAACTGTACCTCTGAAAGTCCATTTTGGGGAAGCTGGAAACCTTACCTATCTTAAAGCGGAAAATTACCAGGGCGTTATCGATTATTTGCGTCAGGGATCGATAGAAACATGCTTTATCGAAACAAGCGCGTTGTATTCCGGGCGGAGGAAAAACAGAGAGCTGCACCTGAAATTGGCAGAAGAACATGGATTCAGGGCAGTACCGATAGAAATCGCCGACGGAAGTGCAGGTGAAGCCTTTTATGAAGTGCAGATTCGGGGAAAGCATTTTCAAAAATGCCGGCTGGGAGCAGGTTTTGCCAAATATCCGCAGTTGCTGGTGTTGAGCCATTTCAAGGGACATTCCCTGGCCGGATTCGGTGGAGCGATTAAAAATCTCGCGATGGGTTTTGCATCCAAAGCCGGGAAACTGGACCAGCATGCTGCCTCCGGGCCATTCATCATCCCGTTCCTCTGCAAAAAATGCCGCGCCTGCATTTTCTTCTGCCCTGTGAAGGCCATCAAAAGCGGTTTTTTCTTTAAAATTGACCGGCAAATCTGCATCGGCTGCGCAGGCTGCATCCCGATCTGCCCGAAAGGTGCCATCATCCCGAATTTTCTGAATTCATTTTCCAGGAAATTCCCTGAACGCCTGGTGGAATATGCTCATGCTGCTCACCTGGGCCGCCGTAACGTTTACCTCAATTTCATCATTAACGTGACTTCAACCTGCGACTGCGTAGGCAGGAACATGAAGCCGATCGCCGATGATCTCGGCGTGCTGGCTTCTCTCGACCCTGTCGCCATTGACAAGGCCAGCCTGGACCTCCTGGATAAGAAGGCTGGAAAAATGCTATTCAAGAAGAATCGCCAATCTCTGGACTACGCGGAAAGCCTGGGTATGGGCAGCACGAAATACGAACTGGTTTCTATTTGAAACTGCAGGTCATCCCCACGCTGACTGAGCGCCCTTCACCTGGAAAACCCCGGCTGGCGCGATAATCCTTGTCGAACGCGTTATCCATTCTGAGGAAGAACGATTTGTTGGTCAGCTGATAATCCAGTTCCACTGTGGTGACTGTGTATTTTCCGTTTTCAATGAACACGTCAGCCACATTGCTTTTCTCATAATAGGATTTGCCGTTTATAGACTGGGAAAGAGCCAGTTTCACCTGCTCGGTGAAATGATAATCCACACCCAGAGTAGTGCGCAGCATGGGCACATTCTCAATGATTGTCTCTGCAGTAGTGCGGTCACTGGCATCGTTGTATGTGAAACCGAACCTGTAATCCCACTTGTGACTGCTGCCTTTAGCATTGAATTCCAATCCCTGATACACGGCTTCGCTGATGTTC encodes:
- a CDS encoding DUF362 domain-containing protein, which gives rise to MTAKVYFKEFLKTPAETGQASQAGRELLEMIIREEKLTLEKTVPLKVHFGEAGNLTYLKAENYQGVIDYLRQGSIETCFIETSALYSGRRKNRELHLKLAEEHGFRAVPIEIADGSAGEAFYEVQIRGKHFQKCRLGAGFAKYPQLLVLSHFKGHSLAGFGGAIKNLAMGFASKAGKLDQHAASGPFIIPFLCKKCRACIFFCPVKAIKSGFFFKIDRQICIGCAGCIPICPKGAIIPNFLNSFSRKFPERLVEYAHAAHLGRRNVYLNFIINVTSTCDCVGRNMKPIADDLGVLASLDPVAIDKASLDLLDKKAGKMLFKKNRQSLDYAESLGMGSTKYELVSI